The following are from one region of the Bacillus methanolicus MGA3 genome:
- a CDS encoding assimilatory sulfite reductase (NADPH) flavoprotein subunit → MQLQVMNSPFNQEQTELLNRLLSTLTETQKVWLSGYLAASHSAFVSGTQEAPAAELPAKSTGQISKEVTILYGSQTGNAQGLAEKAGKTLEGRGFKATVLSMSDFKPNNLKKVQNLLIIVSTHGEGDPPDNALSFHEFLHGRRAPKVDGLRYSVLALGDSSYEFFCQTGKKFDSRLSELGGTRLYPRFDCDLDYDEPAAEWLEGVLNGLSDAKVESAASVAAAAPQAFESTYSRTNPFRAEVLENINLNGRGSNKETRHIELSLEGSGLTFEPGDSLGIYPENDPALVEMLIKEMKWDPEEIVTVNKQQGDVRPLKEALISHFEITVLTKLLLEKAAKLSANEELGRLLSPGNEEKLKGYLEGRDLLDLVRDFGPWSVSAQEFISILRKMPARLYSIASSLSANPDEVHLTIGAVRYHTHGRERKGVCSILCADRLQPGDTLPVYIQHNQNFKLPNNPDTPIIMVGPGTGIAPFRSFMQEREEIGAKGKSWLFFGDQHFTTDFLYQTEWQKWLKDGVLTKMDVAFSRDTDEKVYVQHRMLEHSKELFEWLEEGAVVYICGDEKNMARDVHNTLVEIIAKEGGMSSEKAEDYLTGMQQQKRYQRDVY, encoded by the coding sequence TTGCAACTTCAGGTAATGAACAGTCCGTTTAATCAGGAGCAGACAGAGCTCCTAAACCGCCTTCTGTCGACTTTGACAGAAACACAAAAAGTATGGCTGAGCGGTTATCTGGCCGCGTCCCATTCAGCTTTCGTTTCGGGAACTCAAGAAGCGCCTGCGGCAGAACTTCCTGCGAAAAGCACCGGACAGATCTCAAAAGAAGTGACCATCCTTTATGGATCACAGACAGGCAACGCCCAAGGGCTTGCGGAGAAGGCAGGAAAGACGCTTGAGGGCCGCGGTTTTAAGGCAACCGTCTTATCCATGAGCGATTTCAAGCCGAACAATTTGAAGAAGGTCCAAAACCTGCTTATTATCGTGAGCACACATGGAGAAGGCGACCCTCCGGATAACGCTCTGTCGTTCCATGAGTTTCTTCATGGGAGGAGGGCGCCAAAGGTTGACGGCCTCCGATATTCTGTTTTGGCGCTAGGAGACAGCTCGTATGAGTTTTTTTGCCAAACGGGAAAAAAATTTGATTCTCGCCTGTCAGAGCTTGGCGGCACACGGCTTTATCCGCGCTTTGACTGCGACCTTGACTATGACGAGCCGGCGGCCGAATGGCTTGAAGGCGTCCTTAATGGCTTAAGCGATGCGAAAGTAGAAAGTGCTGCTTCTGTTGCGGCAGCTGCACCTCAAGCATTTGAATCGACGTATTCTAGAACAAATCCGTTTAGAGCGGAAGTGCTTGAAAATATTAACTTGAACGGCCGCGGCTCAAATAAAGAAACGCGCCATATTGAGTTATCGCTTGAAGGGTCTGGCCTCACATTTGAACCTGGTGACAGCCTAGGGATTTATCCGGAGAACGATCCGGCTCTTGTCGAGATGCTTATTAAGGAAATGAAATGGGATCCGGAAGAAATCGTGACGGTCAATAAACAACAAGGAGATGTCCGTCCGCTCAAAGAAGCGCTCATCTCCCACTTTGAAATTACTGTTTTAACAAAACTGCTTCTTGAAAAGGCGGCAAAGCTTTCAGCGAATGAGGAATTAGGCAGGTTGTTATCGCCGGGCAATGAAGAAAAATTAAAAGGATATCTTGAAGGGCGCGATTTGCTTGATTTGGTCCGTGATTTTGGTCCGTGGAGCGTATCGGCGCAAGAGTTTATCTCCATTCTCAGAAAAATGCCCGCCCGCCTTTATTCGATCGCGAGCAGTTTATCCGCGAATCCAGATGAAGTGCATTTGACGATCGGCGCCGTCAGGTATCATACACACGGCCGCGAACGAAAAGGTGTCTGCTCTATTTTATGTGCAGATCGTTTGCAGCCGGGGGACACGCTGCCGGTTTACATTCAGCATAACCAAAACTTTAAGCTGCCAAATAACCCGGATACGCCGATCATCATGGTTGGACCGGGCACAGGCATAGCTCCGTTCCGCTCCTTTATGCAGGAACGTGAAGAAATCGGGGCGAAAGGGAAATCATGGCTGTTTTTCGGAGACCAGCACTTCACGACGGATTTCCTCTACCAAACAGAATGGCAAAAGTGGCTGAAAGACGGTGTGCTCACGAAAATGGATGTCGCGTTTTCGCGTGATACGGATGAGAAAGTGTATGTGCAGCACCGTATGCTTGAACACAGCAAAGAATTATTCGAGTGGCTTGAAGAAGGAGCAGTTGTTTATATTTGCGGCGATGAGAAAAACATGGCACGTGACGTTCATAACACTTTAGTTGAGATTATCGCAAAAGAAGGCGGCATGAGCAGCGAAAAAGCGGAAGACTAT